One window of Stenotrophomonas indicatrix genomic DNA carries:
- a CDS encoding EcsC family protein yields the protein MNKPILLPRDIAHDAGDWSDLQRAVALLEAPTITARMGNLVGTPLEFAVKALPTSVSNRIHGAVQAALSKSVQAALWSMDNTPGKGASIRWHKLAAATSGAVGGAFGFAALFIELPVSTTIMMRAVADVARSEGFDLSQFSTRQACLEVFALGGNSPRDDASETGYYLARGFTTDVMRHLSAELAGRVVTGRDLTLGVAPKEAGKLLAKLVEKVAARFGVVITEKFAAQAVPIVGAAAGATLNTMFTDYYQDMARGHFIVRRLELKYGEEVVRTCYDRIAHGGALIEPTL from the coding sequence ATGAACAAGCCCATCCTGCTGCCCCGTGATATCGCCCACGACGCCGGCGACTGGTCTGACCTGCAGCGGGCGGTAGCGCTGCTGGAAGCACCGACGATCACCGCGCGCATGGGCAACCTGGTCGGGACGCCGCTGGAGTTTGCGGTGAAGGCGCTTCCGACGTCGGTGTCCAACCGCATCCACGGCGCGGTGCAGGCGGCGTTGTCCAAATCCGTGCAGGCCGCGCTGTGGAGCATGGACAACACGCCTGGCAAGGGCGCCTCGATACGCTGGCACAAGCTGGCGGCGGCGACATCCGGCGCGGTTGGTGGTGCATTCGGCTTTGCCGCGCTGTTCATCGAGTTGCCGGTGTCGACCACGATCATGATGCGCGCGGTGGCCGATGTGGCCCGCAGCGAAGGCTTCGATCTATCGCAGTTCAGCACCCGCCAGGCCTGCCTGGAGGTGTTCGCGCTGGGAGGTAATTCGCCGCGTGATGATGCCAGCGAGACCGGCTACTACCTCGCCCGTGGCTTCACCACCGATGTGATGCGCCACCTGTCGGCCGAACTGGCTGGGCGCGTGGTGACCGGGCGTGACCTGACCCTGGGCGTGGCGCCCAAGGAAGCCGGCAAGCTTCTGGCGAAGCTGGTGGAAAAGGTCGCCGCCCGCTTCGGTGTGGTGATCACCGAGAAGTTCGCCGCGCAGGCGGTGCCGATCGTCGGTGCAGCAGCCGGCGCGACGCTCAATACCATGTTCACCGATTACTACCAGGACATGGCCCGCGGCCATTTCATCGTGCGCCGGCTGGAGCTGAAATACGGCGAAGAAGTAGTGCGCACCTGCTATGACCGCATCGCGCACGGCGGGGCGTTGATCGAGCCGACGTTGTAA
- the tadA gene encoding tRNA adenosine(34) deaminase TadA, with translation MTDALGVPVHDVDESWMRHALALAERAQREFDEIPVGAVLVGADGQLLGEGWNLNIASHDPSAHAEIVAMREGGRMLANHRLIGSTLYVTLEPCAMCAMAIVHARVARLVYGASDPKTGACGSVFDLVGDARHNHRVEVHAGVLAKEASNRLTNYFRAKRGKPPLLLEDHAGEG, from the coding sequence ATGACTGATGCCTTGGGCGTGCCGGTGCACGACGTCGACGAGAGCTGGATGCGTCACGCACTGGCATTGGCCGAACGCGCACAGCGTGAGTTCGACGAGATCCCGGTCGGTGCGGTGCTGGTGGGGGCCGACGGTCAGCTGCTGGGCGAGGGCTGGAACCTCAACATTGCCTCGCACGATCCCAGCGCGCATGCCGAGATCGTGGCCATGCGCGAGGGGGGCCGGATGCTGGCCAATCACCGCCTGATCGGCAGCACCCTGTATGTCACCCTGGAACCGTGCGCGATGTGCGCGATGGCGATCGTGCATGCACGCGTGGCGCGCCTGGTCTACGGTGCCAGCGATCCCAAGACAGGCGCCTGTGGCAGCGTGTTCGATCTGGTCGGTGATGCCCGCCACAATCACCGGGTCGAGGTCCATGCCGGTGTGCTGGCCAAGGAGGCCAGCAACCGCCTCACCAACTATTTCCGGGCCAAGCGTGGCAAGCCACCGCTGCTGCTGGAGGACCACGCTGGCGAGGGCTGA
- the orn gene encoding oligoribonuclease, which yields MAENGAANERLIWIDLEMTGLDTDNDSIIEIATVVTDAQLNVLAEGPEFAIHHPLETLEAMDEWNRNQHRRSGLWQRVIDSTTTLGQAEAQTVAFLAQWIPAGVSPMSGNSICQDRRFLHRQMPRLEKYFHYRNLDVSTVKELAKRWAPTVAAGVGKNSNHTALSDVHDSINELRHYRQFMGVLAGLPTP from the coding sequence ATGGCAGAGAACGGCGCGGCCAACGAGCGACTGATCTGGATCGACCTGGAAATGACCGGGTTGGATACCGACAACGATTCGATCATCGAGATCGCCACCGTGGTCACCGATGCCCAGCTCAACGTGCTGGCCGAGGGCCCGGAGTTCGCCATCCACCATCCGCTGGAAACACTGGAAGCGATGGACGAGTGGAACCGCAACCAGCATCGTCGTTCGGGCCTGTGGCAGCGCGTCATCGACAGCACCACCACGCTTGGCCAGGCCGAAGCGCAGACCGTGGCCTTCCTGGCGCAGTGGATTCCGGCCGGCGTGTCACCGATGTCGGGCAACTCCATCTGCCAGGACCGCCGCTTTCTGCACCGGCAGATGCCGCGGCTGGAGAAGTACTTCCACTACCGAAACCTGGACGTGTCCACGGTGAAGGAACTGGCCAAGCGCTGGGCGCCGACCGTGGCAGCGGGCGTGGGCAAGAACAGCAACCACACCGCACTGAGCGATGTGCACGATTCGATCAACGAACTGCGCCACTACCGCCAGTTCATGGGCGTACTGGCGGGCCTGCCGACCCCTTGA
- a CDS encoding alkene reductase, whose translation MLFTPHRLGALTLPNRIVMPPMTRSRAAAGNVATTQMAEYYAQRAGAGLIVSEGTQISPQGQGYAWTPGIHSEAQVQGWRRVTDAVHAAGGRIYAQLWHVGRVSHVALQPEGAAPVSSSALLAEGVKVFVDPTGAGPESGVGEMIQHSMPRALGEEEIPGIVADYAQATRNALAAGFDGVELHGANGYLINQFIDSQANQRTDAYGGALQNRLRFLREVVQAVVDVAGGDRVGVRLAPLTTLQGAVDDTPQATYLAAAHLLGELGVGYLHIAEADWEDAPLMPVAFKQALRMIYPGTLIYAGKYTAERARQALEEGWADLIGFGRPFIANPDLPERLRVGAELNLPDRATYFGGGAVGFTDYPVLEEAVEA comes from the coding sequence ATGTTGTTCACCCCCCACCGCCTGGGCGCGCTGACGCTGCCCAACCGCATCGTGATGCCGCCGATGACCCGCTCGCGTGCGGCTGCCGGCAATGTTGCCACCACACAGATGGCCGAGTACTACGCCCAGCGTGCCGGTGCCGGCCTGATTGTCAGCGAAGGCACACAGATCAGCCCGCAGGGCCAAGGCTATGCCTGGACCCCGGGCATCCACAGCGAAGCGCAGGTGCAGGGCTGGCGCAGGGTCACCGATGCCGTGCACGCGGCCGGTGGTCGCATCTACGCCCAGCTCTGGCATGTGGGCCGGGTGTCCCATGTCGCCCTGCAGCCGGAGGGCGCGGCACCGGTCTCTTCCTCGGCGCTGCTGGCCGAAGGAGTGAAGGTCTTCGTTGACCCGACTGGTGCCGGTCCGGAATCTGGCGTGGGCGAGATGATCCAGCACTCGATGCCGCGCGCGCTGGGCGAAGAGGAGATCCCGGGCATCGTGGCTGACTATGCGCAGGCGACCCGCAATGCACTGGCCGCTGGCTTTGACGGCGTTGAGCTGCATGGTGCCAACGGTTATCTGATCAACCAGTTCATCGATTCGCAGGCCAACCAGCGCACCGATGCCTACGGCGGCGCGCTGCAGAATCGCCTGCGCTTCCTGCGCGAGGTGGTGCAGGCGGTGGTCGATGTTGCTGGCGGCGACCGCGTAGGCGTGCGGCTGGCGCCGTTGACCACGCTGCAGGGTGCGGTGGACGACACGCCGCAGGCGACCTATCTGGCTGCCGCGCACCTGCTGGGTGAGCTGGGCGTGGGCTACCTTCACATCGCCGAGGCCGACTGGGAGGATGCCCCGTTGATGCCGGTGGCGTTCAAACAGGCGCTGCGGATGATCTATCCGGGCACGTTGATCTACGCCGGCAAGTACACCGCCGAGCGTGCCAGGCAGGCGCTGGAGGAAGGCTGGGCTGACCTGATCGGCTTCGGTCGGCCGTTCATCGCCAATCCGGATCTGCCTGAGCGCCTGCGCGTGGGCGCGGAGCTGAATCTTCCTGATCGCGCGACGTACTTCGGCGGTGGCGCGGTCGGGTTCACCGACTATCCGGTGCTGGAGGAGGCCGTGGAGGCCTGA
- a CDS encoding mechanosensitive ion channel family protein: protein MIAAAPPSPATTSWFHSLDWERLLETYGVPLLAAIVVFLVGMWVARRLSNAMPRATTRMGMDPMLGNFLRNVVYATSLVIVVLLAIDTLGVRITPLLAVLGTAGLAVGLALKDSLSNIASGVMLVTLRPFRVGDVVTIAGQTGTVREVRIFQTVITGADNQHTTIPNTLITAAPIINLTAEPTRRVELVVGIGYEDNIQLARDTALALMKADPRVLQTPAPDVVVYELGAHAINLGIRCYVKSADHFGTKVTLLEQIKLDYDKAGINIPYPQQDMHLYLHGKDGGVVEADALVRDKP from the coding sequence ATGATCGCCGCTGCCCCACCCTCGCCCGCCACGACGTCCTGGTTCCATTCGCTCGACTGGGAGCGCCTGCTGGAAACCTACGGCGTGCCGTTGCTCGCTGCCATCGTCGTGTTTCTGGTCGGGATGTGGGTCGCACGCCGACTGTCCAATGCGATGCCGCGCGCGACCACGCGCATGGGCATGGACCCGATGCTGGGCAACTTCCTGCGCAACGTGGTGTACGCCACCTCGCTGGTGATCGTAGTGCTGCTGGCCATCGATACGCTCGGCGTAAGGATCACTCCGCTGCTGGCCGTGCTCGGCACCGCCGGTCTGGCCGTTGGTCTGGCACTGAAGGATTCGCTGTCGAACATTGCTTCAGGCGTGATGCTGGTGACCCTGCGTCCGTTCCGCGTGGGCGATGTGGTGACCATCGCCGGGCAGACCGGCACGGTACGCGAGGTGCGCATTTTCCAGACCGTGATCACCGGCGCCGACAACCAGCACACCACCATTCCGAACACGTTGATCACTGCTGCCCCGATCATCAACCTCACCGCAGAGCCCACCCGCCGTGTCGAACTGGTGGTGGGCATCGGCTACGAAGACAACATCCAGCTGGCCCGCGATACCGCACTGGCACTGATGAAGGCCGACCCGCGCGTGCTGCAGACGCCAGCACCGGACGTGGTGGTGTACGAGCTGGGCGCGCACGCGATCAACCTGGGAATCCGCTGCTATGTGAAGTCGGCGGACCACTTCGGCACCAAGGTCACCCTGCTGGAGCAGATCAAGCTGGACTACGACAAGGCCGGCATCAACATCCCGTATCCGCAGCAGGACATGCACCTGTACCTGCATGGCAAGGATGGCGGCGTGGTCGAGGCCGACGCGCTGGTACGCGACAAGCCCTGA